The DNA segment TCCGCCACGTCGTCCACCACCTCCACGCCGGGCGATTTGGAAAGAATCTGAACCGCATCCGCGGCAGCCAATTCCCGTTCGAATTCAATGTTCACGGACTCGGAGTGAGACAGAAAAACCGGGACACGAACACAAGTGGCAGTCAGCTTCATCTCGGGCTCTCCCAAAATCTTCTGCGTCTCCCGGACCATCTTCCACTCTTCCTTGGTGTAATCCAGATCCGAGAACACATCGATCTGCGGCACCAGATTGAATGCAATGCGGTATCCGACCGGACCGTTGCCCGTGGAAGGACCCAAGCGCACAAAGGCCCCGGGCCGCACCCCCTGGGTGGGCGTCGGTATCGGAAGCCGGCGCTGGCACTCCATGCGCAGCTGATTCATGGCCCCGGCCCCGGCTCCGGAAACGGATTGGTAGGTCGAGACGACGATGCGCCGGATCCGGGCCGCGTCGTGCAAAGGCTTGAGCACCACAACCAATTGGATCGTAGAACAATTCGGGTTTGCGATAATATTTTTGTGACTTTCCAGCGCTTCGGGATTGACCTCGGGCACCACAAGCGGGATCTCCGGGTCCATTCGAAAGGCACTGGAATTATCCACCACAATCACGCCATTCTTGGCCGCAACCGGAGCAAATTCCTTGCTGCGCGCAGCGCCCGCGCTAAAGAGCGCCACATCCATATCGCGCATGACCGCGGTGGTGAGCTCTTCGACTTCGTAATCCTTGTGGTCATGCCGGATTACCTTGCCCGCAGACCGCTTGGAGGCAAATAAACGCAATTCACTGATGGGAAAACCGCGTTGCTCCAGGATTTGAAGCATGGTGCGCCCCACGGCACCCGTGGCGCCGACCACACCGACCCGGTAACCTTTTGAACTTTCACTCATCTCACACCTATGCCGATTGGGCGGGCGCGGCACTGGAAACCAAACCCGCCACCTTGTCGCCCACTTCAGTTGTCGTCATTCCCATTTGACCCGCGGACAGGCTCTTCATGTGCTTGGAGGTCACTTCCATCACCGCAGTCTCAATCGCCTGAGCCGCTTGCCCCTCGCCCAGATGCTCCAGCATCATTTGACCCGCGCAAATCGCAGCCAAAGGATTGATTTTATTTTGGCCCGTATACTTGGGCGCGGAACCGCCGATCGGCTCATACATGGACACGCCTTCGGGGTTGAGATTTCCGCCCGCCGCAATCCCCATTCCTCCCTGGATCATGGCGCCCAAATCCGTGATGATGTCCCCGAACATATTCGAAGTCACGATCACGTCAAACCACTCGGG comes from the Candidatus Omnitrophota bacterium genome and includes:
- a CDS encoding aspartate-semialdehyde dehydrogenase, whose translation is MSESSKGYRVGVVGATGAVGRTMLQILEQRGFPISELRLFASKRSAGKVIRHDHKDYEVEELTTAVMRDMDVALFSAGAARSKEFAPVAAKNGVIVVDNSSAFRMDPEIPLVVPEVNPEALESHKNIIANPNCSTIQLVVVLKPLHDAARIRRIVVSTYQSVSGAGAGAMNQLRMECQRRLPIPTPTQGVRPGAFVRLGPSTGNGPVGYRIAFNLVPQIDVFSDLDYTKEEWKMVRETQKILGEPEMKLTATCVRVPVFLSHSESVNIEFERELAAADAVQILSKSPGVEVVDDVAERKYPMPLDAAGKDPVYVGRIRKDPTVPNGLNLWVVSDNLRKGAALNAVQIAEKVLGVQARPGA